The following is a genomic window from Phaseolus vulgaris cultivar G19833 chromosome 6, P. vulgaris v2.0, whole genome shotgun sequence.
CCAAAGAGATTTCCAAATGGCAAGAAATTCTATAAATTTAAGATATATATTGAATACAAATgagaaaattgaataaaatataaaaaaaatcacaaaattaattattttaaaagttttgagTTGAAAATATGTATAATAGTCTTTTATAAGTTGtctaatgtttttttatatccaATCTTTACAGCATATCTCGATATAAAATATCTCCatatataaagattaaaaaatgatattaaaagaTGAATTAGTGGAGAGTGTACTgatataaaatgtaaattttattaaaaataaattaggaaGGTAGGTGTATAAAGAAAACCAGTCATTTTTTTTAGCAATTAAGAACTATAAGTAAATAAGGATCCTATTTATCTATTTGGAAATATAAAGAGGAAATAGTCAATTATGGAAAACAATCTTACACTAAAACTAGTCTTTAGAACTCTTTAACTCTTCTTTCTATTTTCTTTGAAATGCCAAATTTGGTGGGGAAGGAGACTAGGACAAATCAGAGAATTCTCATTGTAATGGGactgaaggaaaaaaaatagtttaagtaaagtaaaaaataatatgtaaattaaaagaaaatgaaattctAGATACAAAAGACATAAAATTATTCGATGATATCCTAATAAAATGGAAATGGAGTTCAACAttagaaaagaaagaatattaGAAGAATTAGATTATATGAAGATAGAAGGAATGAAGTGATGTCGATCATGACAATTTCTTAAATAATTTCTTATCTCGTACTTTAAAGATTCAACTATGATAATTAGGGAGTTGAGTAGATGGGATGACAACACTTAAACTCAGCTAATAAGTGAGGAGAAGACAAAATCAActatttatgtatttataattttaaatataacattaaaaataaatgaaatcattttaaaattaattttaactaaaataggaggatgatttttaaaatattatactattaatttataataagaCCAAAGATGACCGACATGCATCTCATGTTAGCTGCAGTAAATAAGGTGCAAACTTCCAGTTTTGCAACAAACTCATGGATGAGATCACAAAGGGAGCAAAACATGTTGACATTTTGCAAGccataaattttctaaaattttgaattaactAAATTCTCCTTTAAAtatcatgtttttttaaattttgatcttatttattactaaaaaaaatcttattgcGTAAGATTTTTCTACAAATATTTCGTAGAATTCCACAAAATTCAcaacaaaaacagaaaattcactttttttatatagaaaatcAACAAAGTAAATGTcatataaatatgaaaaatccTAATAATAACTCATACATGACCTCTTTCACCCtcgatttttattttattttcatttctctGTCTAAATTGATGAACTTTCTCCTCTTTTCTTTACCACTTGAAAGTTTAAGAAATATTTGTTtacaaatatagaaaaattgaATCTAACAAGGTAAATAAAGACTTCTCAAAACATCAACTTATTAAAAAGCTCAAAAACACAATTAATCACCTTCGAAATAAATCATATCTCAAGATGGTTTTCACACATAAATTCCGAATCAAACTCACGACTACAAGCTTAAAGATTAAGTTCTATCCCATGAAACAACTATTGAGCATACATGCAACTTCACAACACCAACAATGGAAACGATTGGTTAAAACTTCTAATATTAGAAAGCAACCATGGGAGTTATCCCTCAAATCGcaacttatatataaaatatatagttCCACACATTTATATTAAATCCACACCAAAACTGCAAAATCCAAATTTAAAATACGAATGGAGAGCTTAAGTAGCATTGTTTTTACCATATTATATGACATGGCTTGCATGTCAACTTATTAAGAAAAAAGACCTTGTTTTCACCAAGTAGCTTTTAATTTGTTCCATCATCTGAATCAGGAGAAGGGTCTTGCTGATTGGGAGGGACAGTTGAAGTTGGAATCAGAGGATAGGTTTGCAGCGCATGAGGAACTTGATGAAGAGTTGCAGAAGCAGCAGACTGAAATGGTGGGCTTGCAACCTGTTGAGGAGGAACATGATCAGTTGGAGGTGGAGCATTGCCTGCAAGCATTTGATGCatcattgtgtttgtgtcattctTAGGAATAGGGACAATATCATCAAGAAAATCAAACACTTCAGTCCCTGCGATTGCGGATGCAATGTCAGTCTTCTGGATTTTCCCCCTACTGTTGTTCTCAGCGTTAGCCCAAGCCTTCATTGTGAGCTCCATTATGAACAGTTCACAGGCCTTGGAAAACAGCACAGGAGTCTCAGCTGAAACCAACTTCACATCTGGATCACTCTTCATGATCTTCTTAATCCTCGACAGAGGCATACTAGGACGACTCCTTAAATCAGTGCCCTCCTCAATTCGCTTCAGCTGTTGTGCCCAGAAGTTCTTGACTTTTTCCTGCAACTGCTCCTGTTGTTGCTGCTGTCGGTTCAGAGGGACAGAAGGACCAACGGTCTGAACAGGAGGATTTGTAGTAGGTGACATCACGGGGTTGGATTCATATTGGTTCTTGTTATGTGCTTCTTGTGCTGGAGCTGAACCAATTCCTCTTCCTGGTTCACCATTCCTGTTCTGATCCATGCTAGCTGCTGTAACTGAATTCAAATTA
Proteins encoded in this region:
- the LOC137833558 gene encoding nuclear transcription factor Y subunit C-6-like, whose amino-acid sequence is MDQNRNGEPGRGIGSAPAQEAHNKNQYESNPVMSPTTNPPVQTVGPSVPLNRQQQQQEQLQEKVKNFWAQQLKRIEEGTDLRSRPSMPLSRIKKIMKSDPDVKLVSAETPVLFSKACELFIMELTMKAWANAENNSRGKIQKTDIASAIAGTEVFDFLDDIVPIPKNDTNTMMHQMLAGNAPPPTDHVPPQQVASPPFQSAASATLHQVPHALQTYPLIPTSTVPPNQQDPSPDSDDGTN